Genomic DNA from Desulfurivibrio alkaliphilus AHT 2:
CCAGCAGCGGCAGCGGAAAATCCGCCGGCAGGCGGCTCAAAATCTCGCGCAGGGCCTCCATCCCGCCGGCGGAAACCCCGATCACCACAGCCCGGTAGGGCGGAACCTGACGCCCGGTAACCTCCGATTTCTTGGTTGCCATATTGTTGTTAACCGGCCGGTCCGTTTAGCTTAACCCCGGCGATGGAATTATTGCAAACGTTTCTTGAAAATTTTTTCACTACCGTAGAGTTCGCTGAACTTTTCACCGATCTTCATAAGCTTCAGCGACTCCTTGGCCCCCAGCCAGAGAAAGCCGCCCGGGCATAGACTCTGGTGAAAGGTGGTAAAAATCCGCTCCTGGAGATCCCGGTTGAAGTAAATCACCACATTGCGACAGACCACCAGTTGCATCTCACTGAACACCCCGTCGGTGACCAGGTTATGATCGGCAAAAACCATCTGTTTGCGCAGCCAGCTTTTAAGCAGCATGGACTCGCTGTCGGTCCGGTAATAATCGACCAGGGAGGCCCGACCGCCGCTCTTCTGGTAATTACTGTTGTACTGCCGGGCCCGCTCCAGCGGATAAACGCCTTCCTTGGCCTTTTGCAAAGCCACCCGGTTGAAATCGGTGGCATAAATCCGGCACCGCTCCAGCAGGCCCTCTTCATGGAGCAGGATGGCCGTGGAGTAGACTTCTTCCCCGGTGGCACAGCCGGCATGCCAGATCTTGACATAGGGGTAGGTTTTCAGCAGCGGCACCACATCCTCGCGAATCCGCCGGTAGGCCGCCGGGTCACGGAACATCTCGGTGACATTGATGGAAAGATCCCGCAACAGTTGCTCAAAAAAATCGCGCTGGCAGAGCAGCCGGTGCTGCATGGCCCCCAGGTCGGAAAGGCCGGAGAGTTCCAGCCGGTGGCGCAGCCGGCGGCGCAAATGCGCCCGGGCGTAGTCGCGGAAGTCATAACCGTAACGCTGGTAAATCGCCTCCAGCAGCAGGTTGATCTCCAGCTCTTCAATCTCCTTGGCCTCGTCGGCCAACTCCTCCCGCTCCAGGCTCATTGGTACAACCAGACCCGCAACAGGGATAGCAGCCTTTCCGGATCCACCGGCTTGGCCAGGTAGTCGTTGGCACCGGCGGCCAGGCACTTGTCCTTGTCTCCACGCATGGCCTTGGCGGTGAGCGCGATGATGGGCAGTTTCGCCCGGGCCGGATCCCGGCGAATCTCGCCCATGGCCTCATAACCATCCATTTCCGGCATCATGATATCCATCAGCACCAGATCGATCTCCGGATGTTCGGCCAGCTTGGCCAGGGCCTCGCGGCCGTCCCGGGCCACCACGATCTCCAGGCCGGCCTCTTCCAGCACACTGGAGAGGGCGAAGATGTTGCGCATGTCATCATCCACCAGCAGCACCGTCCGGCCCTGGAAGGCCGATTCGCGGTTATGCAGGGTCTTGAGTACTTCCTGTTGCCGGCTGGGCAGGCTCTTTTCCACCCGGTGGAGAAAGAGGGTGGTCTCATCCAGCAGCCGTTCCGGCGAACGAGCCCCTTTAATGATGATGGAGTCGGCATATTGCTGCAACCGCTCTTCCTCATCGGGGCTGATCTCCCGCCCGGTGTAGATCACCACCGGCACCTGGGAA
This window encodes:
- a CDS encoding CheR family methyltransferase; translated protein: MSLEREELADEAKEIEELEINLLLEAIYQRYGYDFRDYARAHLRRRLRHRLELSGLSDLGAMQHRLLCQRDFFEQLLRDLSINVTEMFRDPAAYRRIREDVVPLLKTYPYVKIWHAGCATGEEVYSTAILLHEEGLLERCRIYATDFNRVALQKAKEGVYPLERARQYNSNYQKSGGRASLVDYYRTDSESMLLKSWLRKQMVFADHNLVTDGVFSEMQLVVCRNVVIYFNRDLQERIFTTFHQSLCPGGFLWLGAKESLKLMKIGEKFSELYGSEKIFKKRLQ